In Periplaneta americana isolate PAMFEO1 chromosome 4, P.americana_PAMFEO1_priV1, whole genome shotgun sequence, one DNA window encodes the following:
- the LOC138697850 gene encoding uncharacterized protein, translating into MAKVSNFRPAGFSSDEEGSDEDGFSFAEPIKYQKPKVELNRSAPMIDVPVSNVDLLRIEVTKGNLEAVKSLIEEKEVPVDIITHGWTPLMFAASYCQYDVMDYLLKKGANPNFQHNFYTSLMSACASTKQNQETQLKCVQLLLDSGAAVNIKQRNGVTPLMIACKEGNDRIVEELVKRNADINAQDVMGWTPLIWSIHHSKHGHMDTILFLLKAGADVTIKCGKGLSAHSHAMNLGYHHIASQIPDPASDRSSASVFDQPPSMLDSWQYLKENLCGIDGQKWMLWHDVARSLDQLGVYRRYNRCFKDNSINFVKFLTFTDEELEALSVLPVHRKRILDMTRKLHLKRWKERSLDIRSVKNMHKNYNIIDEVRLLANFARHMTMVHASIIYVRTHLADDYNRDTDFKMGDFCTKVDVALTRVKAFQNSLQSYMRYITTNLGDQKYPPDWIVCDSKETKPSRVLKGIITFGFVSVVGFVIWKTDLCPRLHLNILKVVTRKSV; encoded by the coding sequence ATGGCGAAGGTGAGCAACTTCAGGCCAGCTGGTTTCTCTAGTGATGAAGAAGGCTCGGATGAGGATGGATTCTCTTTTGCTGAACCAATTAAATACCAAAAACCGAAAGTGGAATTAAATCGTTCAGCTCCCATGATTGATGTTCCTGTAAGCAACGTAGATTTACTGCGCATAGAAGTAACAAAAGGTAATTTAGAAGCTGTTAAATCGTTAATTGAAGAGAAAGAAGTACCTGTCGATATAATTACTCATGGCTGGACACCTCTCATGTTTGCTGCTTCCTACTGTCAGTATGACGTGATGGACTATCTTCTGAAGAAAGGGGCAAATCCaaatttccaacataatttttacACTTCATTAATGAGTGCGTGTGCAAGTACTAAACAAAATCAAGAGACACAGTTGAAATGTGTGCAGCTGTTGTTAGATTCTGGAGCAGCTGTAAACATCAAACAACGAAATGGAGTAACTCCACTTATGATAGCATGTAAGGAGGGAAACGATAGGATTGTTGAGGAACTTGTAAAGAGGAATGCTGATATAAATGCCCAGGATGTGATGGGTTGGACTCCTCTGATTTGGAGTATTCATCACAGTAAACATGGACACATGGACACGATATTGTTTCTTCTCAAAGCTGGTGCAGACGTGACCATCAAGTGTGGGAAGGGTCTGTCAGCACATTCTCATGCAATGAATTTAGGATATCACCATATTGCATCTCAGATTCCTGATCCAGCATCAGATAGATCATCTGCTTCTGTGTTCGATCAGCCTCCTTCAATGCTTGATTCCTGGCAGTATTTGAAGGAGAACCTTTGTGGGATAGATGGACAAAAATGGATGTTATGGCATGATGTTGCTCGCAGTTTGGATCAGTTAGGAGTCTATCGGAGATATAACAGGTGTTTCAAGGATAATTCTATAAACTTTGTTAAATTTTTGACTTTCACAGATGAAGAGTTAGAAGCACTGTCAGTCCTCCCTGTCCACAGAAAGCGCATACTAGATATGACCCGTAAGTTGCATCTAAAGCGATGGAAAGAACGTAGCCTGGATATAAGAAGTGTTAAAAATATGCACAAGAACTACAACATAATAGATGAAGTCAGGCTACTAGCTAACTTTGCAAGACATATGACAATGGTGCACGCCTCTATCATTTATGTTAGGACACACCTGGCAGATGACTATAATCGTGATACAGACTTCAAGATGGGGGATTTTTGTACAAAAGTAGATGTGGCCCTTACACGGGTTAAGGCCTTTCAAAACAGTTTGCAGTCTTATATGCGTTATATTACTACCAATTTGGGTGACCAGAAATACCCTCCTGACTGGATAGTGTGTGATTCTAAGGAAACAAAGCCATCTCGAGTGTTAAAAGGAATTATTACATTTGGCTTTGTGAGTGTTGTTGGGTTTGTAATATGGAAAACTGATTTGTGTCCTAGACTTCATCTTAACATATTGAAAGTTGTAACTAGGAAAAGTGTGTGA